The following are from one region of the Calypte anna isolate BGI_N300 chromosome 13, bCalAnn1_v1.p, whole genome shotgun sequence genome:
- the SHROOM1 gene encoding protein Shroom1 encodes MASSGKGMERWTQRQGGRAGELVEPLPSDGGAGLAGVKLSSSTDHLSHLPRRADSAYSSFSGGSNIPEYPSPPCHGENCSVPPEQAPYMDSEYVRGIYNLSAANSDLRYLHPDPSIPDSAQGTSLDGGHTPTPGMLSQGPLQGPLAAPPPSPPTRLDSYKVTRHLENSKRRPNSGATAPCLQENHLAERDGAWSQLRGGLTEQGKVAARRNALESKALSSAGSATEGPVAKFQGLKTEENREWSPCQQPAKRGNPHIFSRPSSVIFQEYLKTDSVANVPKVLSAYNSVQTYRIPGEMNPRSCHPVSTNPGTVNDAGEDKPCPCSAWKPKSREMDLQSPVPEPSQQCLLRAKLHSDLDQDVFKDSCDLKCTESALLIKNAPRKLNSCREENGCCDSEGEAGKDFGEPLLNLQSKMQRSAVPCSWDAAEGEQPPGEGSAQGKKQCCDSTPQIESVFRPKEDSTSQFSPKVQKENQAGKSSPDSSRHLGEAEPPAQKYQPELSKQLLKQLQGDLAGEQISRQTTPMLYYLSGGKATTILHPSRLTPRSEDSGSSPKEFPASSPPASARSLEIQRENHQLQRSQQHQHCRAGDLLPGDLIPGSPASSTDESFKNDYREKLKVAQRKVLRETSFKRKDLQMSLPVRLRQKPSKRPSIEHLRSFSLSSAGEDARPLPSSPSPLSSLESFPRDEEVKRPQAGRIGGRKRVTKEQKKLCYSEPEKLNQLADKEVPWSQVRDEISEQDIAAARRKTLENRGRALSSSGISRTELKQIQQSALMEYMERKRNQRAGGSQHLPLHQPPQHKRLSHPKWAPGKASNPQRSRELQTTEVFCPLASKETSPEGFPPLAFVPPQGLSSRSDPSSAAGTGGSQQSLAPQKVGGSCSSKRGASASGRAQERPRSTPPSTQDTGGGVGGAVTLSQSRGSCLGPPSSCDPEKGGCKNPECKDNSIPGDADCQGAEDLNPETSVPAPRSGTKGDAGMEEGSRRKSLDGKDVMQPGEPAAPWEQGTSCPPALAQPPQGDKTTAKGSAARQSSQGDLLPRRDWDQPSRRAQSAEDQRCQELAMEIVAQDSSLGDILMAHPVRKSVLDLMEGLFPGNVSMLDKSHRKKGDGRHAQENDRKSSRDATEECPESEHDAKQRSGDPTSKGNQVLSRSRGSTKDLDDITSKKLELISRLRWKLQNLWEEREVVLGEAQECARRGEELEALVQDICKPNECQRYLMFIGDLEKVLSLLLCLSSRLARVQDAMRRMDGNADAEEKHSLNERHKLLSRQREDAKDLKENLDRRERVVFGILAKYLTEQQLQDYQHFVQLKTSLLIEQKDLEEQIKFFKEQLENLEKSIPL; translated from the exons ATGGCTTCGTCTGGGAAGGGGATGGAAAGATGGACTCAGAGGCaaggtggcagggctggggagctggtggAGCCCCTGCCTTCTGATGGTGGTGCTGGTCTGGCAGGAgtgaagctgagcagcagcacagatcaTCTCTCACACCTCCCCAGAAGAGCAGACTCTGCTTATAGCTCTTTCTCAGGGGGATCAAACATTCCAGAGTATCCCAGCCCCCCGTGCCACGGGGAGAACTGCTCTGTGCCTCCAGAGCAGGCACCCTACATGGACTCAGAGTATGTAAGAGGCATTTACAACCTCAGTGCAGCAAACTCTGACCTCAGGTACCTCCACCCAGACCCGAGCATCCCTGACAGTGCTCAGGGCACCAGCCTGGATGGTGGACACACTCCtaccccagggatgctcagccagGGACCACTGCAGGGACCTCTGGCTgcacctcctccttctcctcccacccGACTTGACAGCTACAAAGTCACCAGACACCTTGAAAACTCCAAAAGGAGACCCAACTCTGGagccacagctccctgcctgcaggaaaaTCACCTGGCAGAGAGGGATGGAGCCTGGAGTCAGCTCAGGGGTGGCCTTACTGAGCAGGGGAAAGTGGCTGCTAGGAGAAATGCCCTGGAAAGCAAGGCTCTGTCTTCTGCTGGTTCTGCAACTGAGGGACCTGTAGCCAAATTTCAGGGGTtaaagacagaggaaaacagagagTGGAGCCCATGCCAACAGCCTGCAAAGAGGGGTAACCCCCACATCTTCAGCAGACCTTCTTCAGTCATTTTCCAAGAGTATTTAAAGACTGACTCTGTGGCTAATGTCCCTAAAGTCCTTTCTGCTTATAACTCGGTTCAGACTTACAGAATTCCTGGAGAGATGAACCCCAGGTCCTGTCACCCAGTGAGTACCAACCCTGGCACTGTTAATGATGCAGGAGAAGACAAACCCTGTCCCTGCAGTGCATGGAAGCCAAAATCCAGAGAAATGGACCTGCAAAGCCCCGTGCCAGAGCCCAGCCAGCAGTGCCTGCTCAGGGCCAAGCTTCATTCTGACTTGGATCAAGATGTATTTAAGGACAGTTGTGACTTAAAGTGTACAGAGAGTGCTCTTCTGATTAAAAATGCtcccaggaagctgaacagttGTAGGGAGGAAAATGGGTGCTGTGACTCTGAAGGAGAAGCTGGGAAGGATTTTGGGGAACCCCTCCTGAACCTGCAAAGCAAAATGCAGAGGTCAGCagtgccctgcagctgggatgctgcagaaggGGAGCAGCCTCCCGGGGAGGGCTCAGCCCAGGGGAAGAAGCAGTGCTGTGACAGTACTCCCCAAATTGAATCTGTTTTCAGACCAAAGGAGGATTCCACATCTCAGTTTTCACCCAAAgtccagaaagaaaaccaggctGGTAAGAGCAGTCCTGACTCCAGCAGGCATTTAGGAGAAGCAGAACCTCCTGCTCAAAAATACCAACCTGAGCTCTCCAAACAGCTCCTGAAACAACTCCAGGGTGATCTTGCTGGTGAACAAATAAGCAGGCAGACAACTCCCATGCTTTACTACCTTTCTGGGGGGAAAGCCACCACCATCCTGCACCCCAGCAGGCTGACCCCCCGCAGCGAGGACTCGGGGAGCTCACCAAAGGAattcccagccagcagccccccTGCCTCAGCACGGAGCCTGGAGATCCAGAGGGAAAACCATCAGCTGCAGAggagccagcagcaccagcactgcagggctggggatctCCTGCCTGGAGATCTCATCCCGGGAAGTCCTGCTTCATCCACGGATGAGAGCTTCAAGAATGACTacagagagaagctgaaagTGGCTCAGAGAAAGGTTCTGAGAGAAACCTCCTTCAAGAGAAAAGACTTACAGATGAGTTTGCCTGTTAGACTCAGACAGAAGCCCTCCAAAAGGCCTTCAATTGAACACCTCAGgtccttctccctctccagtGCAGGGGAGGATGCCAgacctcttccttcttccccttctcctctctcatCCTTGGAAAGCTTCCCCAGAGATGAAGAAGTGAAGAGGCCACAAGCAGGTCGAATAGGGGGCAGGAAAAGGGTGACAAAGGAGCAGAAGAAGCTGTGTTACTCTGAGCCTGAGAAGCTCAACCAGCTGGCAGACAAGGAAGTGCCCTGGAGCCAAGTCAGGGATGAAATCAGTGAGCAGGATatagcagcagccaggagaaagACTCTGGAAAACAGAGGGAGGGCACTTTCCAGCTCAGGGATCTCCAGGACAGAGCTGAAACAGATCCAGCAAAGTGCCCTGATGGAGTacatggaaagaaagagaaaccagagagcaggaggctctcagcacctccctctGCACCAACCCCCCCAGCACAAGAGGCTGTCCCATCCCAAATGGGCTCCTGGCAAGGCTTCCAACccccagaggagcagggagctgcaaaCCACTGAGGTTTTCTGCCCACTTGCCTCTAAAGAAACATCACCAGAGGGTTTTCCTCCCTTGGCATTTGTTCCCCCCCAGGGTCTGAGCAGCAGGAGtgaccccagctctgctgctgggactgggggCTCGCAGCAATCCCTGGCTCCCCAAAAAGTGGGgggaagctgcagcagcaaacgTGGGGCTTCTGCATCTGGGAGAGCTCAGGAGAGACCAAGATCCACTCCCCCTTCCACGCAG GACACAGGAGGAGGTGTGGGTGGTGCAGTGACCCTGTCTCAGAGTCGTGGGAGCTGTCTGGGTCCCCCCAG TTCCTGTGACCCTGAGAAAGGTGGATGTAAGAATCCTGAATGCAAAGACAATTCCATACCTGGAGATGCAGATTGTCAGGGGGCTGAGGACCTAAACCCTGAAACCTCTGTTCCTGCCCCAAGAAGTGGAACCAAGGGAGAtgctgggatggaggagggaagcaggaggaagtCTCTGGATGGCAAGGACGTGATGCAGCCTGGAGAACCTGCAGCCCCCTGGGAACAGGGCACATCCTGCCCCCCAGCACTGGCTCAGCCTCCCCAGGGGGACAAAACTACAGCCAAAGGTTCAGCTGCAAGGCAGAGCAGCCAAGGGGATCTTCTCCCCAGGAGGGATTGGGATCAGCCCAGCAGGAGAGCACAATCTGCTGAGGACCAGAGGTGCCAGGAGCTTGCTATGGAGATTGTTGCCCAAGACAGTTCCCTGGGTGACATTCTCATGGCTCATCCTGTTAGGAAGAGTGTGCTGGACTTGATGGAGGGTCTGTTTCCTGGGAATGTTTCCATGCTGGAtaaatcacacagaaaaaaggGAGATGGAAGGCATGCCCAGGAGAATGA caggaaaagcagcagagatgcaACAGAAGAATGTCCTGAATCTGAGCATGATGCCAAGCAAAGGAGTGGAGATCCCACCTCGAAGGGAAACCAGGTcctgagcaggagcaggggcagcACAAAGGACCTGGATGACATCACATCTAAGAAG ctggaaCTCATCTCCAGGCTCCGTTGGAAGCTGCAGAACCTGTGGGAAGAACGGGAAGTGGTGCTGGGGGAAGCCCAGGAGTGTGCCCGGCGtggggaggagctggaagccctGGTGCAGGACATCTGCAAACCCAACGAGTGCCAGCGCTACCTGATGTTCATCGGGGACCTGGAGAAGGTGCTgagcctcctgctctgcctctccagccGCCTGGCCAGAGTCCAGGATGCCATGAGGAGGATGGATGGGAATGCAGATGCTGAGGAGAAG CACTCACTGAATGAAAGGCACAAGCTCCTGTCCAGGCAGAGGGAGGATGCAAAGGACCTGAAGGAAAACCTGGATCGTCGGGAACGAGTGGTCTTTGGGATCCTGGCCAAGTACctcactgagcagcagctccaggactACCAGCACTTTGTTCAGCTCAAGACCTCCTTGCTGATTGAGCAGAAGGACCTGGAAGAGCAGATTAAATTTTTCAAAGAGCAATtagaaaacctggaaaaaagcATCCCCCTCTAG